TCTTGTGTTCGGAACAAGTGTGAGCATGAGCAGATTCGCAGTGATTATGAGGTCAGACGTACCGGTGTTCTGTCATGCCATGAGATCGGAGATCGGATCACCCCGTCCCAAGCTGAATTAAACATGTAGAACGAGGCTCTTATGCCCGTCAAAGTCATGCTGAAAATAGCACTCCACTATAAGAATGTCAGCTTCTTAGACGCTTCCTCGATAGCATGATAGATCTGTTCTGGTATTCACTGTAAAGAAAGCCAGAGCTAATCCAAATccttgaagaaggtaacCATATCAGCTCGCAATTCCTTACAACATGTACCATCCCGCTCACCACCATATATGCCGATGTAGGTATTTTGTGTCATACCTGAAAATCGATTGCCGGACCAGTATCCTAGGAACAGGGTATTAAGGATACTGGCAACTTGAGCAAGAACCAGCGAGACGATCACGACGAATCCCAAGAACTTCGATTTTATGGCTGAGATGTATTTCTGATAAACTTTATACGCGACTTGACCTTCGGATCTATCCTCCGGAAGTATAAGTTTTTCACCTATTGCAGACTTTACTTGATCCTTTGACCCTGTCATATCTACGTCCTTGGCTTCGTACGGTTTGGTTATCCGGCTATCTTCCTTCGTGTTCATTAAGCCCTGGTGTGCATTGAGAAGCGATCTGAAAGACTCCTCACGTGCCAATAGATCCTACATTCAGGTGATCAGCCTCTAATGATGGCATGATAGTGACCGTGTAGTGGCGTACTTCGTATGTACCTCGTCCGACGATTTGGCCATCTCCGTACTCATCTGTGCCCATGAGAACGATAACATCTGCCTTCATCAGTAACTCGTGATGGTGAGTGACAATCACACGGGTTCGACCACTCAGTGGACCGTCGAGGATGCAATTTTGAACGATATGACTCGCCACATGAGGGTCCACGGCAGAGAAAGAATCGTCCAGGAGTACGATTTCGTTTTCAGAGTAAGTGACGCCCGCCAAGGACAGTCTCTGGCGCTGACCACCCGAGAGTGTGACCCCCCGTTCTCCGACTTGAGTACTGCACGACCGATCGAAAGCAAATTAGGGCTGTTAAAAGcataaaattgaataatgtAAAGGGGACGTACAAGATGCCGGAAGGTAGACTTTGGATATCATTCCGAAGACCACAAGCATCGATTGTCATCTCCAATTTAGACGTATCCCCCTCGTTGAGGACTGTTGAGAAAGCTATATTGTCCAGTATAGATGCTGATCGGACCCAAGGGGACTGTGGCGCTGGATCAGGAAGTGTATAAGGCGTATCAATTGTGTAGGTCCCGCGTTTCACCTTACATAGCCATAGATGGACCTACCGTAGCCTACTTCCCCTCCCAGTGATACATGGCCGTGTACCTGCTTCACTTCGCTAAGTATCGCTGACAGTAGTGTTGTTTTCCCACAGCCTATCCTTCCTACGATACATACCAAAGAACCTACAAGTTGCGCAAATGGGTCATTTTGGGGGGGATCAACGATATTGCGGCACAGCCTCACTATATGGTTAGGGAAATAAACGCTCACCTCGCGGAATTTGCAGATCTACATTCTTTATTGAGAAAGAGTTACTTTGCTCTTGGGATATGTCCCTTTGTTGAGATGATAGCGGTTCATACCCTGATTTCAATCGTCGGGACAGGGGTAAACAAGTCTGAAATGAGCGAATTGTTGAACTATGGGCATCATTTCCGTTTGAAATAGCATTAGTTTGACTGGCCAGTGAGAAATCGCCTTGGATATCAATGGCATTTTTGGATCTAGGGTCAATTGGAAATTTTTGGTCGACTTCTTCTGCCTATAGATAGTCCGGCCATAAATTAGTGTGACTTGGTGCCAACAAATCAAGGCGTACCCACTTGGAGAAATTCATCGATTCGAGCTGTGCGAGAGGTATGTCACTACTCAAGGCTCTCATTTTCAAGATTAATTCGATAAGTAGCGAGCTTACCTATACCAGCCATAGCTTGACTCAGGGCTGATATGACATCAGGTATGTCAGCAATCGGAGCTTTAAGAGCATTATAACATTGTAAACTTGAGAAAATTATCGCTGGATCGAGTTCATTGCCAATCAAGGCATGAACGATAAATGTCACTAAATCGTTCAGCAAAGAGTTAATACTGTAAAAAGGCTACGATTGGAATATAGACTGACTAATGGCCGCGAGGGTTGGTAATAAATTCATGATTGCCGACAAAATAGATTTAGCAAAGCTGTTAGCTAAAAATctcttcaattcaatttgtCGTAGGTGACGGATCTTTTCGCCAAACCAATCTTCATAAGCGTATAATTTTACTGCACGCATGTTGCCCAAAGCCTCGGAAACTAATTTGACTCGTTTGTCCATCACTTCATTCTGAGCTTTACGAAGCTTACTCATGTATTTGAACATGATCACTGCTTGTAGACATCATCATTCCATCTGAGCCATAGGATACTGTATAATGAGAAACGCACCTTTGAGTGGTATAGTGAGAAGTATAACCTATATTTCTCCTCAGCAACGGGTCGAGCAGTACAAGGAGCGACAATAACATTGGTACGTACAACTACGCCAACTAGAGCGGAATAACCtaattgaaaatacaaGAAAGCGATTGACCATATGATTTGTGCCGGGATACAGAATATCTCATTTGACCGATCAATCCCAGCTGCCTGTGAAAGTCATTTCTGTCAACAGTAGCAGGGTTTCAGCGGATTATACTCACAATAGAAGAAGCATCTATAGAAAGCATGGTAGTAATTCGACCATCAGTCATCCTACTGCGTGATTCGCTAGATAATCGCCTGCAGCCCATGAATACATAAGTACGCAACAGGTCAGGCAGAAAGAATGGTTCGACTAATGCAGTAACAACTTACATAGCCTTCCTTGAAATCATGCTTCCTATCTATCTCCTTTCTATTTTAGCTGTCTGTTGGTCAAGGTTAATTGCGCAGATAGAATGAAAGCTTACCGCAGCATTGAAGAGTCTTCCAGTTAATCTCGATCGCCAATTACTATAGTACAGTGTTGAAGATGCCATGAAAAGCATGATCCACATCAAGATACCTATGCTCAGCATATACCATACAGGTTTTGGAGGAATCAAGTCGTCAGTACTGTTTCCTGTAGTCAAAGCCGTACTCCATCGATAAGCTCTCGAGATCTGATTGAGTAAATCTTTCATGAGAAGAGGAACTATAGAACGAAATGACACTTGAGAggaaagttgaaaatccATCAATTTGGGTATTAAGTCCAAAACATATGGGAAAAAATAGGATTCTCACATCCCAGAAGCTTCCAAGCAATGGCAAACCACCAAGACTTGCGTACCACCATATAGATTGcgttgaagaagctatatTCAATGGGATATGTCCCTTCTCGAGTATCTTGCGTTAATACCTGTCTATATTCGGCAGCTGGCTTGTGATGGCGATAGTAGGCatcttgaagctgattgCCCAACTATCAATGTGAAAGAGTCAGCCATCATCTTTTCCAAGTGATTTCAGACCGCTCACTAATTGAGCCTGAAGATCTGGAGTCAATTCGTAGAGATCtacaaaagaaaacaatCCTCGTAGTAAGTTTCGTATCAAATTGAAGGATAATTCTGCAGTCTCACCATCAGCTTCCATTGCTCTTGACCACGCTACACGGATAGATGGTCCTGCCCAATTCAGTAAGAACTTTGATAAGAAGCTTGATTGTTCATAGGGCAagaattcatctttaaaaACGGCTTCGGGAGCGGGCGAAGGTCCATAAAAAGGGATAGGCATATTGGTGTAGGTAATTTATAATTCAGCAAGGCTTTTTGTAGTATGTCGTTGATGTATGAAGTAGTGAGATTTACAATGTAAGCTAAAACTTCACCAGGAAGGCTCCCAGTCAATTCCTCTGAAATTGACGGTGAATCAGGATTTAGTAGGAGTGTCGAGTCAGTTGCGATTCTCACCCCTTTGTCAATTCGATCCTTTCATGTGACAACGGAAAGATGGATTAGTGGAGTATCGAAGCAATTCTCTCTGCAATTCTTCCACCCTGCTACATCTTACCCAGCGCTCTTAATTGAAGTCTTCATTTACTACTTGTAAATAGCTCAAAATCACTGAGGGAGATAAGAGAAAGACGAAAAGTGTATCGGTCAATGATGCAATTCAAAGACATTCATTTCCGACGGAACAATCCCCGTCGACTCCTATAATAGCTACTCGATATAAAGGTGGAGGAAGGCCATGTCATAAAGGTTGATGAAACAGCTACTGACTCGTTGACTATCTTGTTTTGAGTTCAAGTCGGGATAGAGACGACTCAACGATAAGATGCCCAGATCGAGAACaacttcaagatcaagagagcctgaaagagaaagaaggtatcGTGATCGCTCACGTTCCCGAGATAGAGATATGGACAGGAAACACAAGGATAGGTCAACTTCGCCTTATGAGCGAGATAGAGAAAAAGATCATAAGAGATCACGAAGgatggaaaaagaagaggaaaggTCACAATCAGAGAATGAAGGTGTAGATCTGAGAGATATGGGAGTAAAAGAAATAggggaagaagattatttGTAAGTTGTTTTGGTTATTTTCAGCTCAACATGTTTTTGCTGATTGTTATTTGAGAATAGCTTGAAAGCAAACGAATTTAAGCATTGGCTCAAAGTGGAAAAGGCAAAAGTGAGTTAATCTAAATCGTACACAAGATGTAAACACAATACTGAACAGCAAAGTTCTAGTATCTTGATGGAATGTCATCGGAATCAGCTCATAAATATTTCAGAAAATTCGTTCGAGTGAGTGATAAATACTCATGTAGAACTGAATTAGATCTCAAATATATACTGATGCTGGCTATGTTTATTCAGCGATGGAATGATGGAGTTTTAAAACctgatcaatatcatccaCCTTCACGAACAAAAGCATCCGAAAATACAGGATATAAATGGTCTTTTGCTGAAAGAGGAGATACAgcttctaatttatcatcaattagaGCCGATGTACAACGTTCAACTCATGGtgaatcatcttctaaatctaagagtaatttaattggaccttcttcttccagtTCGAGAAATATAGGACCATCAATACCTTCTGCATCAGATAGACAATATGGTATAGAAATTGCTAAAGATATCAGAAAAGCAGAACGTAAATCTCATTTgaaagatatatataataaagCAGATGAATTGATACCAAAATcaggaggaagagaaggtaaaattgaagaacgTAAAGctataaatgatgaaaatagaaaattTAGAGAAAAAGATATTACTGCTGGacttgaagttgatgaaggtaCTTTAATGGGTGAAGGAGGTAGTTTTGCTGCGGCGTGAGTTTGAAGAATTTCGATGTTGCTATCAATGCCTACGTAGTAAGCTGATGgatgatatatgatatgTTATAGTCTCAAAGCAAGGGAACAAGCTGAATCTcgaagaaaggaaaggaaaGATTTCGCAATGCAAGATCGTAGAGCAGCAGATTCGGAAAGATTACAAGAAAGGAAAGCGAAAGAAAACGCTACGATGGATATGTAAGTCAACttttttaatcaatttcaattcaagtGATTGTATTGTGCCGGCTGACTATTGTAAACATGCGGTGTTCCAGGTTCAAAGCAATGGCTAGACAGAGATTCGGATAATGGTTTCAACCGATGCAGAATTGTCCAACGTAGGAAAGTAAAGTAGATGATTCGATTTGGACATAATGAAGTGATAAATGATGTAAAAGTAATGTGATATCATGAAAAGGAATGCATCCCAAATTCCACCTATACAAAGATCCCTTGAGTTTAACGTTAAGTATTATATTTACTCGTCATCCTCTTCGGCATcatcaccaccttcaccaccgGCAGAAGCCTTGgctctctttctctttacTCGACCTGCTCGACCACCACCGTAAGGAGAGTGAAGAGCGTAGTCGATGTGTTTTTGAGAGTCAAGTCTGACGACGAAAGAAGGAACGTTGACAATTTGTTTACCAACTCGGATGTGTCGTTGTCTGATAAGGACTCTAGCGTGGTGAACGGATTTGGCAAGTCTAATTGAAATCATAGAAAATTCAGTCAATGCAATCCCCAACGATCCCGTGTCGGATGGAGAATGTAATTAAGAGACGTACCCAAGTTTGAAAACTTGAGTTTGCAATCGTCTTTCCAAGAAATCTTCAGTTTTAAGAGCCAACACGTAATCAAGTCTCATTCTAGTGTCATCGAGCACACCAATTCGCACGAGTCTTCTGATTAAAGCGTTACCCTCGAAAAGTCTCTTGGGGTCTTTGTCATCCAACTTAAGAAGCTCTCGGGCAGCTCTTCGGATCTATTCAAGTTGACAATAATCAGTATATATGTTCGCAAATGGACAAGAGACATCTGACTAACCTTGGAGAGGGTAAGTTGAATTCTCCAGATCTCTCTCTTGTTTCGGAGACCGTATTCACCAGCGAGCTGTAAGAGATTGAAATATCAGCataaatccaaattatcatttcgTTGTTTCCCCCTAAAAGGCATGGTCCATCCTAAATTCTCATTTTGACTGCGAGGCGATCAATCTCTCATCTATCTTGACGAAATCACATTATTCTTATCCACTTTCGACAGCTATCCCCTCCTAATGCCCTTCCTTAAACAGATCACGCCTCTTTTCCTGATATCCAAATTTGACAAAAACCCACCTTAAGCTCGGCATCGAGACGAGCGGCCTCGTAGGGTCGTTTTGGGACCTTGTAGGTCTTGGATTGCTTTCTTGGAGCACTAAGATGACACACAATCCATTAGTATCTGTACATTCTCCTTTATTTCCTATTGATATCCTGCTAAACTTGAGTGTTGACTTACGAGACCATCTGTTGAAGTTGACAAGGGAATTATCGAAagtaatgaagaaagagtGAATGAACTATACGTCAGCTAGATGtacttgatcaattgaCAATGATAGGTGTAACCCACTTTTAACTTGctggatgaagaagactAATTAAATTCAGTAAGATTCGATGTTAAGTTAAATTTACGGTTGCAAACCAATCCTCGGTCAGACAGTAGACAGCAGTAATGGCATCAATCAGCCAAAGCAGGCCAATAGACTGATTCACTAATAAACTCACTACGCAGACGGGAAAATAGCATGGCAAGTATAACCATTCctattaaataaaataataatgCCGCGGAGTTATAACTTGGTATATCTAATTTCACGAAAACGTCGGGACTTGCTTAACTCCGATCAGTCATAAGGTTTAATTGATTCCGTTCTCACTGTAGTTTATACTTGCAGTTTTCAAGTAGTTGACCCTGACTTCCCACCATAGCCTTTGTTGGATGTTTCCCTCGTTTGGTTGTATGCTTTGCTGAGCTGCTCGTCGTTGCAGCTGACAATTCTACCAACATAATTAAGATATTCATTCttaaataaaaaagcaTCCTTAATCTCTATCGTCGACTTTATCAGATCCACGCAAGAGGTAAGCATCACCACTTCTTCTACTCAGCAGCACTATCGAAATCCCCCCCACCCCCTTGTCCTTCCTCTGGTCATTCACAGGTCAACTTTCGTTATCACTATCAAAGtttagaaaaaaaggaTCAAAAGGGGATAAGCATTCTGACATTATCCTTGTTCTTGTTATTATAGATCATTCAAAATGCCTCACTCATTCGGTTCAAGGGCGAGAACTCGTCACATGTTCTCTAGGAACTTTAAGGGTGGGTTATATATAGTCTATTGTATGAAGGATGTCAAAGAGAGGAGGAATGCTGATGAAAAAATTGCTCTTTTGcttatatttatattcatCCATTCATTTAAACgctatcaaatcatcattctaCATCGACATCTCATTTTTTATTACGGATAATTCTTGGATCGGATGAATTGGTGGATGTCTTGAAATCTTAATATGAACTCGTAATGAACTTTTTTGGTTGTATCATTGgaaaaattggaatttggGATAAACAGAACATGGATCTCCTAACCTTACCACTTTCCTTAAGACGTACCGAGTCGGAGATATCGTTGACATTAAAGCCAATGCTTCTCAACAAAAGGGTATGCCCCACAAATGTGagttttgaaatttcattttaatttaaaGGGGTTTGGGTGGAAGAAATTATATTAATATTGGGATTATTTTAGTCTACCACGGTAAAACTGGTATCGTTTACAACGTTACTGCCAGAGCTGTTGGTGTTATCTGTTACAAAGTAGTTAACGGTAGATACCTTGAAAAGAGAGTTAACATTAGAATTGAACATATTAAACATTCTAAATGTAGACAAGAATTCTTAGATAGAGTTAAATCTAATGCAGCTAAAAAGAgagaagctaaagaaaaGGGTGAACACGTTATTCTTAAAAGACAACCTGCTCAACCAAGAGAATCTAGACACGTCTCTATTAACAACAACCTTCCTCAAACCCTCACTGCCAGACCTTGTAAgctaatttcatttctataaatatcaattacGATGAGATTTGGCTAATATTTTGTTGTGTGATTTCACAGACGAAACTTTCATTTAAACTTTGGTTTACAGTTTTGTTTGGATTTCAATATGGTTTTGTACGATGAGAGATGTATGGATCatataaaaataattatcGTGCATTTGTGCATTTGTGCATTCTTTCGATTCTCTCACTTATTTATCTGGATTTATCTGGATAACATAAACTTGGATCGACAGTGGTCGTTGAGTTAAGCGAAGGGAAGtatttcaaaatgaatgattgaGCGATACTTGAATTCTAAGCAACAGAGAAATACAGCAGCTaacatcattcaattcatgCAAACGTTGGTAATTATTATACattatgaattatttttaatatttAGCATTCTTAATAACATTCCAACCTTTTTctataatttcattcatctGTTTATCTTTATAATGTTGTTTATTggataatttcaatttcaatcttaattttaataaattgattatacctttatattttgattttttatttaaaatcattataatTGCATTTAATGCTAAACTATTTGAAAAGTAAATTCTATTATTagtttttcaatatcatttcattttcactaaaacaaaagaaaaaagagaaaaaaagaaaatatataaaactaacaagatgaaatttgatttttttatattataatgatttttaatatcattttttctATTATTTACATGATTTATTCTTGCTTTTCCAGCTAAATAAgtatattcaattgaatttattaaaGAATCTAAATTTGTGCGAAGATTGTCAATATCACCacaaaattgattaaaaaataaacaGTAAATGAAAACTTACCAACTATTAATTGTTCCCTTCTTTGATTAATGATTTCATCAGATTTGAAATAATATGGTATTTTCATACTTGTTAAAGCGAAGTTGATATAAATATTAAGATGAACTGTATTAATATCATTATGCACAGTATCGAGCTTAtcataatttcaattcccattaatatcaaatacGATCAATGAGGCATTAATAACTTACATAGGCTATATGATTTCTATTTTCAAGTTGACGACTAAACCAACTTATGAACGTTGAACCTTTATGACGATCTGATCGAATAGCAAAAGATTGCTTGATTGCTATGGACCAATAATTTTTAGACGATATGCTCTTTCAAAAGTATAAATAATAACTTACGTCCAATTAATAGTCTAGGATGATCACTCATTACGTCTAACGTTTTTgtatttatcaaaaatccACAGTATGGGAATACTACAATTCATTGTGtcaattgaatattttcTGCTTTCAACATCGTCGCTATCATGACTCACATATCTGTCCATCATCTCCAGGGTCAATTATTGCACCCATTTGACCTCGAGTTTCGCATTCAAACGATAACAAAGTTTTGCCTGATGAGACTTGTGCCCCGTATGTTGGAAATCCTTTTGTCATCGTTTCAACGAAACGGCGAGCAAGATTTGGAGAATCGGTGATGTataaaaaatcatctaTATATCGTAAAAGACGCTACATGAGAAGAACCTATTTTAGCCTATGGTTTCGTTAAACAATTAATCGAATGGTGAAGAGACTTACCGATCCTTGTTGTCTTGTAAAAGCAAGAAACTCATTCTCCATACAAGCGTAAAAGAAAGAAcaaagtaaagaagaaattttagaTCCTTGTGGGATTCCAACTTTTTGCCTATAAAATTGCTTGCCAATCTAAGACCCGACGTCAAATCATCAGCATTCTAGCCAAATCGATACAACCCattgattatcatatttATGACGAAAGTAGAATAGCATTGTGGATCTCACCTGCCATACATTATTCTGTATGTGAATTTTCAGTAAATCAAGGCAAGCTTCTCTTGTAATTTGTTTTCGTCGAACCTAAAAATTCTCGTAGTTCAGTTTTCATATTGTATGTTGCGGCCTAACATGATGGAAATGCCTTACAAGATCAACTATAACTGCGTTTCTCAAAGGTTTAGCTATCTCTTGAGCGTGTCCCCCAAAAGTCGACACGATGTGGTCTGCTTATACCATACGTCAGCCTCATAATACCAAAAGAATCCTTAACGTATGTCCTCACCATCAACAACAGCTCTCGACTTGAAAAGCCTCCTTGATGCTCCATGAGACGCTTGACTTGCTGGTGGTAAAAGTAAACAATATAGCATGACACAATAATCGTGGTTCTGGTGTACAGCGAGTTAGTTAGGTTGATGATGTAGGTGTTAAGACGAAACAGCAACAAGCCAGCTTACCTTGTCTAGAAGGTTTGAAACTACGTCAATCATTTTACCTTGTTTAATCGTATCGAAAGCAGATTTTATGTCCATTTTTACGAAATACAAATTTGGTCTACAATGGGTAAATTGTTTGTTCAACTTTCCTTGCATTCCGGACTTACAGCAGGAAATGATTTGAGACTTACACTTTCCCATATTTCTTATTCAAGTCCGCCTTCAGATGTTGTATTGGACCAAAAATTTCGTTCGTACCGAATAAAGATGCACCTAAGGATGCTCTGTGCCGATCCTAAATTGGGCGAAAGTCTATTGAGCATTGGCTCACAGTTTAAAAGCaatcaaagaagattttaccttctcaaaagtcaaaatctGATGTACACCTTTGAGAATCTGATTTGCCGtcatttcctt
The window above is part of the Kwoniella pini CBS 10737 chromosome 11, complete sequence genome. Proteins encoded here:
- a CDS encoding 40S ribosomal protein uS4; translation: MVSAPRKQSKTYKVPKRPYEAARLDAELKLAGEYGLRNKREIWRIQLTLSKIRRAARELLKLDDKDPKRLFEGNALIRRLVRIGVLDDTRMRLDYVLALKTEDFLERRLQTQVFKLGLAKSVHHARVLIRQRHIRVGKQIVNVPSFVVRLDSQKHIDYALHSPYGGGRAGRVKRKRAKASAGGEGGDDAEEDDE
- a CDS encoding 60S ribosomal eL21 domain-containing protein yields the protein MPHSFGSRARTRHMFSRNFKEHGSPNLTTFLKTYRVGDIVDIKANASQQKGMPHKFYHGKTGIVYNVTARAVGVICYKVVNGRYLEKRVNIRIEHIKHSKCRQEFLDRVKSNAAKKREAKEKGEHVILKRQPAQPRESRHVSINNNLPQTLTARPYETFI